The following is a genomic window from Meriones unguiculatus strain TT.TT164.6M chromosome 7, Bangor_MerUng_6.1, whole genome shotgun sequence.
ttgagtgaacaagggtaaattgtacacaGTCTGCAAGAGCATTACCCAAAAGTATCATGTGCATGACAAGTGACCAGGGAGGTCAGGAGAGGTCAGGATCCTCCAGACTGGAGTCAGGGAGAGTCACAGGAGGCCAGgcgggcactgggaactgaacccgagtccttttaaccgctgagccatttctccaatccCAGTGATGcctgcttgtaattccagtactcagaaggtagcggcaggatgatcagaagttcaagattacCCTTAGGCACAAAGGGATATCAAagccatcctgagctacagaaGACCTGTTTGAAAGTAAACAAAAAACATAACTTTGTAAAGATTGATGCAAATAAAATATCACCAGGTTTGTGACACATAAGAATTCTATTCAAGTAATGTGCCATTATTTTTTGTCAATATTGTTCATATGCATTGCTACTGCAGTTGTTTCATATAGGACATATTTGAAACAGATGtgcttttgaatttttaataatggaatcttttcctcaatttttttaatagcTACAAATTTGGATCATTTTCATGGATTTCtattctatcttttttattttttatgtgtaggCGGGGTGATggctcccatccaagtactaaccagacCAACTCTGCTTAGCTCTGGGATCAGACAAGATGTGGCATTTTCAGGGCTAGCCAAGTGTGGGGGCATGCCttaaatcccaacacttggaaggcagaagcaggcaatctctgtgagtttgaggacaacctggtctacatatcaagttccaggacagttaactacatagtgagactttaatctcataatataaaataaatgttttaaaggcCATGGACCACTTGTAATGAGATCAGTCTCCCTAAGCAGGTGCCCCAGATCTACCTAGAGCTGAGACCCTTATGCTCCAGTCTcttcagagctgggattacatatTCAGACTTCTGCCCCAGTCCGTGAGTTATGATTTACCTTATGATTTCCTAATGCCGTTTAAAATGTGGTTCATTAACATAAAAATCAAGTCAGTTCCTCTTTAAATAAATGTGGGGAAAATGCTGATTGGGTAAACTGTATCAGGTACTTTTAggtattcattttcattaaagtttgttggtttttaatcttttataataaaagtttattattttgtTCTACTTCCAGGCACCTAATTATATGACATATGGTGCTGAAGACAAACTATCTCTTTTATCCTCACAAGAACAAAACTTAGGATGGGACAGGGTTAAAGATGGGGCTCCGCAGCAGCCCTCACGAAGGTGAGTGCAGCCTCGAACCTGGATCCATACTtggggactgaggcaggaagctCACTACAAGtataaggtcagcctgggttatagAGTGAGAGCCTATCTCCATTTGTTTTCCTATGCAATAGACATACAGCATTTACCTTTAAGTACTATTTTAATTACATGTGCTAGTAATATATTTGAGTATTATACAATTCTGTGGCACTGTTTGTCTTACTAaggaaattttatattaaaaatgctCAGTAAAGGGTAGAATGAATTCATTTTGATAATGTGTTAATAAAGGGAAAAGGGATGCTAGTTTGCAATAGTTGCCATCTCTCAACACTAGAAAGGATTACCCTCAAAGCAAATTCTCTGGCAATGATATTAGCCAGTTTCTATGGTACCAATAGTACTGAAAAACCTTACCATTTGATGAGTTGAAATCTGTGACTTGGAGACTGGCAAAGTCGTCCTCTGATCTCATGGTACTTGcctatacacatgtacatacacacacagaaacacacacacagccattatattaataaaaatctcaaaagcCAAAAACTGGTGATGTGGAACATTCGCACATGGCAGTGTTTGGtctgccctgctgctgggagATGCTCTTTAAACCCTGCCCCTCATGCTTAGTGACTGTAGCATGATCACCTAGCAAAATGTTGTACTAGCAAGTTTCAGCTCTCAACTGCATTTCCTCTGGAAGAGACCAGGTGTGAGATGAAGGGAGCAGAGTCTTCACAGGGAGGAATGAGGACAGGTTTTGGCGCTGACAGGAGAGGGCACAGACCCGCAGGGCCCAGTTCCTCCTCAGGCCTTTGCTGGAGAGATCTTGCCTAAGACCACAAGTACTGACTACAGGTCCTTGAAACGCAACAGCACATAGtagcacatgtgtacacacacatgcatgcacatacccacCGAATTATATCACGGTAGGAAAGTGCAGAGATAGACATTGCAAAGCATAGCATTAGTAATGTAGAGTAACAACCATGGAATATATATGTACGCCaacctttttgttgttgaaatattttccctttctcttctttctaggCCAGACTGTGAGCTCTCTACACAGCTTTCTTCAGACAGTAAAATCTTCTCTGAGTAAGAGCATGTTGACCTTATGCTGTAGTGGGAAGCAGAATTAAGACTGGGGGAAACATAAGATAAATTAAGATTGGAACTCATCTCTCTACACCCAACTTTGGTGGTTGTTTAATCCATGCCAATGGAGGAATTGTTGGGCATTTTATCTTTAGTGGAAATGTGTCCCTAAGTTAATATCTGCTAATAATTTATAGTAATTAGTGTGCAAGATTCttgcttatttttataaattaaagaaaCCTGCCAGAAATTATTTGGAGCTAAGGAGCCTCTTTGGTAGTCTGTGACTACATCACTTCATTGCATGCTCTGTCATAGTTAGTGTCAAAGGTCACATTAcaagttttttggtttggtttggtttggtttggtttggtttggtttggtttggtttggtttggtttggtttttggttttcagacagggtttctctgtgtagccttggctatcctggacttgctttgtagatcaggctggcgtctgcctcccctagtgctgggattacaggtgtgtgccaccacgctcaACAATTACAGTTTTAAGTTAatatttttcaggaaaataatctattttataGTTTCACTTATTTCTAAGCCTGGTTGTTCTTAAGCAAGTTATGTGGGTTGGTTTTAAAACATGCTGATTTATCACAACCACCTCTCCCTATATTTGTATTCATCAATTGAGTAGCTACTTGCCATTTTCCGTTAATTCATGAGTTGAGCTAACTCAAATCAATTATAATAGTATCCTAACTTTCTTATAATAGGTACCAAAATTAGACATGAAATAGTGTAGAGATGTGTTTAAGTGATTTAAAAGATTACTACTGCATTTTTATCTATAAATTTACCTATTAGAAAATCTTTTCTCCTTTATaaggattttgaaaaaaaaaatctttctgctcAGTAAATTTTCCAACTTGAACATAAGATGCTGGAGCAGGACTTGATAGCATTACACCTACCCTGCCTCCCTGGGTAACAGCTCTCTTAGTCCTTTTGCTGTTATGAGTGTTCCAGAAAGTTGAAATTTTTCTCCATTGGGTAGTATTTTCTCATTTGTACTATTTTCCTTTTGAACATGAGAAAACAGATTTGTTTTATAATATTCGCTGTACTCATGGGCAGCAGTCCCTGTAATGACAGAGCTGGGTGTGCCCGCCTGGCCTCTCATGCCATGAGATGGTTCTGATGCTCGTGTTCCTCTGCAGTGAAGAAGAGCTGCTGTACCTGAACTTCATGGAAAATGTGACAGATGAAATCTTGAAACTTGGTTTATTTTCTAACAGGTTAGAGATTTTTCTTTAATGTGTATGGCAGTTGATGtacattaaatatttttcacACTATTAAAGCTTGTAAAAAGGTATATTGCTTTTTATAATCATATTCTTATAATCGATAGTAAGTTGCAAAGACTGTTTCACACTCCACAGAAAACAAtagattttaaatattattatatcaGATTATATAATGAATTGAATTTTTGCTATCTGTGTGGAAAGCTTCCATAATTCTACCTTGCTATCAGAAACAGTAACGGGAATCAAAAAGGTTTTCAAaattttcttacatttatatatgtgtgtactcacATGTCAAGCATGCTATAAAGGTCAAAGATAACCTATGAAAGTCAATCCTCTCTTTCCACTCTGCGGGTCTGGAAGGTGAGCTCAACCATAAGGTTCGGTGGCATAGACCTTTACTTGGTGAGCCATCTTATCAGCTCGCAAACACTTTTACTACAACTTATATAAGATCTAATAAAGACAAATGAGAAACTGTACACATTGCAGAGCAGAGGACTCCACAGCATGCTCTgcacactttctcagacattgaagTGGCTATTTCTGGCCTACATCaggattgacttttttttttttaatgcagtattctgcctgcatattctgcaggccagaagagggcaccaaatctcgttatatagatgattatgagccaccatgtggttcctgggaattgaactcaggacctttggaaggacagccagtgctcttaacctctgagccctatCTCCAGCTTCAAAGGGTTTACTTTTTAATGAAGGAAGACATTTTCATTATTGGAATTAAAGATCAGAGGTCAGTGTGTGCTAAAACTCCCAGACCTCttctatttgaagaaaaaaaaaaatcttgtttaatggaggttggagagatgactcggtggttaaaagcacttgctatacaaccatgaggacccaagttcagatctcagcacccacataatgaGCCAAGTGTGATTGCATGCAGGGCTgtcaggggcagagacaggaggcttaCTGGGGTTTGCTGACTGCCAGCCCACCTGAAAAGGGGAGCTTCAGTTTGGGAGCACCCTGCCTTAAAGGAATAGGCAGAGAATGATAAACATTGATGCTGTCCTTTACCTTGAGTGtgtacacaggcatgcacacttaTACATACGCGTACAAGACTAATAAGTTTAAGAAGTAAATATGTTGAACAGTACTGGACTACACATTTTATATTGTTAAAATGGTAACTTTCATGTTTTTTACTACAACCCCCCAAAATTTGCAAAGCATTCACATTTTTCCTTAACTGTTTATATTTTCCTCCTAAGATTTAACATTGGTTCATAAGACCAAACAGAACCAGCCTGAGAAAGAATGGTGCAAGATAGATTTCTTCACACTGAAAGACATTCAAAGTGCATCTTGTTGatctgaaaatgtgtgtgtgtgtgcccaaatAGTATGTATTGTTTAATTCCAATTATGCAATTCCATAAGCATAGAAAAATGCCACGGTGTGAATATTCCGGAATGTAAACAGTAGCTGTAAAGAGTAGGATACTCTCGGTCTTTTAAAAATGATAGACTAACCTAGACGTCCTGGATTGTTGAAGATCATTGAAGAGCATGAGTTAACTTGGGTGACTGGGGAAAGTGTGTTTCAGGAAACTGTGGCTGCGTAGTGTGATCCTGGGCCTGGTGTAGAAAGGGTACGTTCCCTGAAGGTAGTCACTTGTGGATTAAACTCTTTGAAGACCCTGTGACCTTAGGGGATAGGAAGCTCATCCTAGAGCTTTTTGTAATCTTTTCTCTTTAATATGGTTCTCACAGGACCTTCATGCCCGGGCTTTGGCAGGAAGAGAGTTAAAAGTGTTGctgtgagccaggtgtggtagcacacgcctggtCTGCTTAGAGCTGCAAGGGCTACATAGAGCTACATAGACCATGTCTGGGGTAGGTGGGGCAGACTGTTGTCTGTCTAGCTATGCTAGCATAATTCCCCGGCATTTACATGGAGGTTGTTTTGTAGGTTTGACATCAATGGAGGGTATCCTTTAGGAGCCAAGGTGAACTAGCTCTGTGAGAGCATTTTCTCTAGGGTTTGGTGAAGGGTGTAGGGATCTTTAATGTCTGTGTGTCTAATGGGGAGAGACCTTTGCAGGGACTTCTGTGCCTCGCCTGAAACAGAAACATAAAGAGTACTCAATCCTTCAGCTACACTGGTATCTATTATTTAACTTAAAAACAAATGTGTAACAGAAGCCAGGCTGCCTGCCAGGTTAGAAAACATGACAGAGCAGGAAGGATTACTCTTCAGCTTCACAGAGAACACCATTCATCTGGAAACCACTTTCCAGCCTTTGTTGGTTTTTACACTATGAAACTATGTTACATTTAGTGGTTTATCCAATTTTAAGAtattaatatttatctttatCATTTGTAGGTTTTTAGAACGACTGTTTGAGCGACatataaatcaaaataaacatcATTTGGAGGAGGTTTGTCTCTTTAGAATTTCATGttttactacattctaaaataaCTCATTCAAAACAGATAATTCCCCCTTGTGCCTTTTGTGAGGGGAAGGGGTGTAGGGGCTGTGAGTGTGCTACTCTGAGACTAGCAGCCCTGCAGGCAGAAGTGGGTCAGTTTTGTTAATTTAACTAATGTGATGATTCtcagaattgaattttttttttttcattaattctaGGGGAAAATGCGTTACCTGCTGCATGGGCTGAAGGTTGACTTAGGCTGTATATCTGAGGAAAagccagaaaagcaaaaaaaattcagaatgttGAATCAACTTGATTTTCAAAAGGCTCTGATTTCAAAACAACATGAACTCACAAGTGATGAGGATACAGTAATGCAGCATGAACGTCACCAATACCAGGAGGCCCTGGAGATGCTGTCATCTGTGCCGAAGGATGAAAAGATGTTCTCTCTTCCGGGTGAATTTTTGAGGCCCAGCCATAAATCCAAGTATTCAGAAAGTGTTATAATTCAACAGATCAATGACGAAACAGATCTTGAAGCCTCAACCTGGGATGAAAACAATCCAACTATTTCTGACAGTTTAATAGATCAGGAAACCTCTGTGGATGTCATTGAAGGTGACAGTGACTATGAAAAGGCTGAGCCTTCCAGGGAACTCTGTTGTCTTAGCACATCCTTGTTCCCTTCTGCTCAGTTCCCCAGAATCAAAGGGGGCAGTAATCATGACAAGGAATTATCGACTCTAAAAATCATGGAAATGAGCATTGAAGACTAACCTTTGGATCTTCATTAATAAATACTCCATGTGGCCAGTAActcaattttacttttcttttttcctttttttaaatattaagatttctgtattttcaatgctataataaaataccataAATTTAGTGTCTTGAAATACcacatatttattattaatcCCATAGTCTGTGGTTCAAGAATTGAAACACAGAGTGATGGGACCTCTACTCAGGGACTCAAAAGCCACAGTCCAGGCGGTGTTCAGGGCTGGGAGCTCACCAGGAGTCTTGACCGAGACTTCTGtgcttcagctttttttttttttttggctggctGGTGGGCAGATGGCAACTTGCCATCTCCTTCCATATGCATTCTCCCTGCCCTGAGCAGGTCACGCGTGGCTACTTGCTCTCTGAATGTAAAGGAGAATCATAGAGACTACTATCAAAATGGATAACTCGCCATTGGTTTTTGCCTTAACTCTTGGTTAAAAGCAGCAAGTCACAGGTCTCTCGCACACGTAAGAGGTGAGGTGGCGATACACAAGGGTACAAATGCAAGAGGGTGGGGACCACTGGGTTGCCCGAGGCTC
Proteins encoded in this region:
- the Spata7 gene encoding spermatogenesis-associated protein 7 isoform X5 yields the protein MDGSRRAAVDCSVPISVSTSIKYADQQRREKLKKELARYEKEFKISKSAMQNNSKTNSRSFLNSLQKPSGEPQDEDVLIKETTRYPSFSKSLVPSSDGVNLSLPESYKILMDGTLKYPSTSPPSMAYTEPAPRSPRSGHGCDRRPGSAFPNGHRIQLVISKTPSGDLLEKHSDLFSNKQLPFTPRTLKTGAKSFLSQYRYYTPAKRRKDLLEQRMEAETQTEISSFSTEYGAANTKNSKDPEVNLKQAPNYMTYGAEDKLSLLSSQEQNLGWDRVKDGAPQQPSRRPDCELSTQLSSDSKIFSDEEELLYLNFMENVTDEILKLGLFSNRFLERLFERHINQNKHHLEEGKMRYLLHGLKVDLGCISEEKPEKQKKFRMLNQLDFQKALISKQHELTSDEDTVMQHERHQYQEALEMLSSVPKDEKMFSLPGEFLRPSHKSKYSESVIIQQINDETDLEASTWDENNPTISDSLIDQETSVDVIEGDSDYEKAEPSRELCCLSTSLFPSAQFPRIKGGSNHDKELSTLKIMEMSIED
- the Spata7 gene encoding spermatogenesis-associated protein 7 isoform X6 encodes the protein MQNNSKTNSRSFLNSLQKPSGEPQDEDVLIKETTRYPSFSKSLVPSSDGVNLSLPESYKILMDGTLKYPSTSPPSMAYTEPAPRSPRSGHGCDRRPGSAFPNGHRIQLVISKTPSGDLLEKHSDLFSNKQLPFTPRTLKTGAKSFLSQYRYYTPAKRRKDLLEQRMEAETQTEISSFSTEYGAANTKNSKDPEVNLKQAPNYMTYGAEDKLSLLSSQEQNLGWDRVKDGAPQQPSRRPDCELSTQLSSDSKIFSDEEELLYLNFMENVTDEILKLGLFSNRFLERLFERHINQNKHHLEEGKMRYLLHGLKVDLGCISEEKPEKQKKFRMLNQLDFQKALISKQHELTSDEDTVMQHERHQYQEALEMLSSVPKDEKMFSLPGEFLRPSHKSKYSESVIIQQINDETDLEASTWDENNPTISDSLIDQETSVDVIEGDSDYEKAEPSRELCCLSTSLFPSAQFPRIKGGSNHDKELSTLKIMEMSIED
- the Spata7 gene encoding spermatogenesis-associated protein 7 isoform X3, with protein sequence MDGSRRVRAAVSVLPRYNPPCLFTGHLSTKSNAAVDCSVPISVSTSIKYADQQRREKLKKELARYEKEFKISKSAMQNNSKTNSRSFLNSLQKPSGEPQDEDVLIKETTRYPSFSKSLVPSSDGVNLSLPESYKILMDGTLKYPSTSPPSMAYTEPAPRSPRSGHGCDRRPGSAFPNGHRIQLVISKTPSGDLLEKHSDLFSNKQLPFTPRTLKTGAKSFLSQYRYYTPAKRRKDLLEQRMEAETQTEISSFSTEYGAANTKNSKDPEVNLKQAPNYMTYGAEDKLSLLSSQEQNLGWDRVKDGAPQQPSRRPDCELSTQLSSDSKIFSDEEELLYLNFMENVTDEILKLGLFSNRFLERLFERHINQNKHHLEEGKMRYLLHGLKVDLGCISEEKPEKQKKFRMLNQLDFQKALISKQHELTSDEDTVMQHERHQYQEALEMLSSVPKDEKMFSLPGEFLRPSHKSKYSESVIIQQINDETDLEASTWDENNPTISDSLIDQETSVDVIEGDSDYEKAEPSRELCCLSTSLFPSAQFPRIKGGSNHDKELSTLKIMEMSIED
- the Spata7 gene encoding spermatogenesis-associated protein 7 isoform X2; translated protein: MDGSRRAFCTDSSSLRLTTLQLVKNHMAVHYNKILSAKAAVDCSVPISVSTSIKYADQQRREKLKKELARYEKEFKISKSAMQNNSKTNSRSFLNSLQKPSGEPQDEDVLIKETTRYPSFSKSLVPSSDGVNLSLPESYKILMDGTLKYPSTSPPSMAYTEPAPRSPRSGHGCDRRPGSAFPNGHRIQLVISKTPSGDLLEKHSDLFSNKQLPFTPRTLKTGAKSFLSQYRYYTPAKRRKDLLEQRMEAETQTEISSFSTEYGAANTKNSKDPEVNLKQAPNYMTYGAEDKLSLLSSQEQNLGWDRVKDGAPQQPSRRPDCELSTQLSSDSKIFSDEEELLYLNFMENVTDEILKLGLFSNRFLERLFERHINQNKHHLEEGKMRYLLHGLKVDLGCISEEKPEKQKKFRMLNQLDFQKALISKQHELTSDEDTVMQHERHQYQEALEMLSSVPKDEKMFSLPGEFLRPSHKSKYSESVIIQQINDETDLEASTWDENNPTISDSLIDQETSVDVIEGDSDYEKAEPSRELCCLSTSLFPSAQFPRIKGGSNHDKELSTLKIMEMSIED
- the Spata7 gene encoding spermatogenesis-associated protein 7 isoform X4, with protein sequence MAVHYNKILSAKAAVDCSVPISVSTSIKYADQQRREKLKKELARYEKEFKISKSAMQNNSKTNSRSFLNSLQKPSGEPQDEDVLIKETTRYPSFSKSLVPSSDGVNLSLPESYKILMDGTLKYPSTSPPSMAYTEPAPRSPRSGHGCDRRPGSAFPNGHRIQLVISKTPSGDLLEKHSDLFSNKQLPFTPRTLKTGAKSFLSQYRYYTPAKRRKDLLEQRMEAETQTEISSFSTEYGAANTKNSKDPEVNLKQAPNYMTYGAEDKLSLLSSQEQNLGWDRVKDGAPQQPSRRPDCELSTQLSSDSKIFSDEEELLYLNFMENVTDEILKLGLFSNRFLERLFERHINQNKHHLEEGKMRYLLHGLKVDLGCISEEKPEKQKKFRMLNQLDFQKALISKQHELTSDEDTVMQHERHQYQEALEMLSSVPKDEKMFSLPGEFLRPSHKSKYSESVIIQQINDETDLEASTWDENNPTISDSLIDQETSVDVIEGDSDYEKAEPSRELCCLSTSLFPSAQFPRIKGGSNHDKELSTLKIMEMSIED